In Zonotrichia albicollis isolate bZonAlb1 chromosome 3, bZonAlb1.hap1, whole genome shotgun sequence, a single window of DNA contains:
- the LOC141728521 gene encoding uncharacterized protein LOC141728521 — MSRDSRQCRDVPAVSQPPPPDVSGLCFGFWAVFFFFWFLGCVFGLFFGFWAVFDSFLGFGAVFEFLGCVFALFGFRAVFGQFFGFWAVSGRFFFLFLGSFWAVFQFLDCVSVFGLCFSFWAGIFAVFWFLGCFWAVFLFLGSFWAVFGSQAVFFAVFWFPGRDFCCVFVPGQFLGCVSVFGLVFCCVWFPGSFWAVFQFLGRVSVFGLCFCCVLVPGQGFLLGLVSGQFLGRVSVFGLCFSFWAVFQFLGCVSVFGLCFCCVWFPGSFWPPFPQCHPAVLRGVGDSAPPALGPHCARPGGNRAGPGLCGFIWVFIWVYLGFYWDLFGFLFGIYLGFYLGFFLVLIWVYLVFISFLFRFYLGFYLGFIWVFI, encoded by the exons TttctgggctgtgttttggtttctgggctgtttttttttttttttggtttctgggctgtgtttttgggctgttttttggTTTCTGGGCTGTTTTTGacagttttttgggttttggggctgtGTTTGAGTTTCTGGGTTGTGTTTTTGCTCTGTTTGGTTTCCGGGCAGTTTTTGGCCAATTTTTTGGTTTCTGGGCTGTTtctgggaggtttttttttttgtttctgggcAGTTTTTGGGCTGTGTTTCAGTTTTTGGACTGTGTTTCAGTTTTTGGGCTGTGTTTCAGTTTTTGGGCAGggatttttgctgtgttttggttCCTGGGCTGTTTTTGGGCTGTGTTTTTGTTTCTGGGCAGTTTCTGGGCTGTGTTTGGTTCCCAGGCTGtgttttttgctgtgttttggttCCCGGGCAGggatttttgctgtgttttcgTTCCCGGGCAGTTTTTGGGCTGTGTTTCAGTTTTTGGGCT ggttttttgctgtgtttggttTCCGGGCAGTTTTTGGGCTGTGTTTCAGTTTTTGGGCCGTGTTTCAGTTTTTGGGCTgtgtttttgctgtgttttggttCCCGGGCAGGGATTTTTGCTGGGTTTGGTTTCCGGGCAGTTTTTGGGCCGTGTTTCAGTTTTTGGGCTGTGTTTCAGTTTTTGGGCCGTGTTTCAGTTTTTGGGCTGTGTTTCAGTTTTTGGGCTgtgtttttgctgtgtttggttTCCGGGCAGTTTTTGGCCGCCGTTCCCGCAGTGTCACCCTGCGGTGCTGCGGGGGGTTGGGGACAGCGCCCCCCCCGCGCTGGGCCCGCATTGCGCAAGGCCGGGAGGGAaccgggctgggccggggctctgtgggtttatttgggtttttatttgggtttatttgggtttttattgggatttatttgggtttttatttgggatttatttgggtttttatttgggtttttttttagttcttatttgggtttatttagtttttatttcgtttttatttaggttttatttgggtttttatttaggttttatttgggtttttatttga